A part of Paenibacillus sp. IHBB 10380 genomic DNA contains:
- a CDS encoding iron-containing alcohol dehydrogenase, whose protein sequence is MKEFEFNNPTKLIFGKGKLDALRNEIPKYGTKVLLVYGGGSIKRSGLYDNVLSILKEIAVEVTELSGVEPNPRLTTVHKGVDLCKTNGIELILAVGGGSVLDCAKAIAVGAKYDGDMWDFLERKAAPKAALPLGTVLTMAATGSEMNGGSVITNEVTKEKMGWGSPFAYPAFSILDPVHTFSLPKDQTVYGMVDIMSHVLEHYFHPENNTQVQDGFCETILRTVIETAPKLIEDLENYELRATVMYCGTMALNGVLNMGMSGDWATHNIEHAVSAVYDIPHGGGLSILFPNWMKYNQSVDVARFKRLAVNVFNIDPTGKSDEEVGAEGIEALRHFWSSIGAPSRLADYDIDASEIEVMADKAMRFGPFGNFRKLNKDDVMEIYKMSL, encoded by the coding sequence ATGAAAGAATTTGAATTTAATAATCCTACTAAGCTGATCTTTGGAAAAGGCAAGCTTGATGCCCTTAGAAATGAAATACCTAAATACGGAACGAAAGTATTACTTGTCTACGGTGGCGGAAGTATCAAACGTAGCGGCCTTTATGATAATGTACTGTCTATTCTGAAAGAAATCGCTGTTGAGGTTACCGAATTGAGTGGTGTTGAACCGAATCCAAGACTAACCACAGTTCATAAAGGTGTAGATCTATGCAAAACCAATGGCATTGAATTAATTCTAGCTGTTGGTGGGGGAAGTGTGCTCGATTGCGCTAAGGCAATCGCAGTAGGTGCCAAGTATGATGGAGATATGTGGGACTTCTTAGAACGTAAAGCAGCTCCGAAGGCTGCACTTCCACTGGGAACCGTGTTGACGATGGCAGCAACTGGATCGGAAATGAACGGCGGTTCCGTGATTACGAATGAAGTCACGAAAGAGAAAATGGGTTGGGGCAGTCCTTTCGCTTATCCAGCATTCTCTATTCTTGACCCCGTTCATACCTTCTCTTTGCCTAAAGATCAGACAGTATACGGTATGGTGGACATCATGTCTCACGTGTTAGAGCATTATTTCCATCCAGAGAATAACACACAGGTTCAAGATGGATTCTGTGAGACGATTCTGAGAACGGTCATCGAGACAGCCCCTAAGCTTATTGAAGACCTTGAGAACTATGAATTGCGTGCTACTGTGATGTACTGCGGCACGATGGCACTAAATGGTGTGCTTAATATGGGAATGTCCGGCGACTGGGCTACACATAACATTGAGCATGCGGTATCAGCTGTATATGATATTCCACATGGTGGAGGCTTGTCGATTCTTTTCCCGAACTGGATGAAATATAATCAGAGCGTGGATGTGGCCCGTTTCAAGCGACTTGCCGTGAATGTGTTCAATATCGATCCAACAGGTAAAAGTGATGAAGAAGTGGGAGCTGAAGGGATCGAAGCACTTCGTCATTTCTGGAGCTCCATCGGGGCACCAAGCCGCTTAGCAGATTATGATATTGATGCCAGTGAAATTGAAGTGATGGCAGACAAAGCGATGCGTTTTGGACCTTTTGGTAACTTTAGAAAACTAAACAAAGACGATGTGATGGAGATTTACAAGATGTCTCTATAA
- a CDS encoding NfeD family protein — translation MEALFLGCLIGGVLFAIVTVLLGDVLSSALDGMLDFLSVDFFNPTIVAGAVTVFGGTGVLLVRYSGFTATLIVILSILTAVLISVVIYFIYVKPMGNSENSTGYSIQEMVGRIGEITIPVPIQGFGEVMVKVGAGNTLHIASSLEQISLLAGTRVVVVDVEDGVLWVTEFEERRGEMV, via the coding sequence ATGGAGGCACTATTCTTGGGCTGCCTAATAGGCGGAGTGCTTTTTGCCATTGTAACTGTACTACTAGGTGATGTTCTAAGTAGTGCACTTGATGGCATGTTGGATTTCTTGTCGGTGGATTTTTTCAATCCTACGATTGTAGCAGGAGCAGTTACAGTGTTTGGTGGAACAGGGGTTTTATTAGTCCGATATAGCGGATTTACTGCCACGCTTATTGTCATTCTATCCATCCTAACTGCTGTATTAATATCGGTTGTTATCTATTTTATATATGTTAAGCCTATGGGTAACAGCGAGAATTCAACTGGATACTCAATCCAGGAGATGGTAGGGAGAATTGGGGAAATCACCATCCCAGTACCCATTCAAGGGTTCGGAGAAGTCATGGTTAAAGTAGGCGCAGGGAATACATTACATATAGCCTCGAGCCTAGAACAAATTAGCTTGTTAGCAGGTACAAGAGTGGTAGTTGTAGATGTGGAAGACGGAGTTCTATGGGTTACCGAATTTGAAGAGAGAAGAGGAGAGATGGTATGA
- a CDS encoding flotillin family protein, which translates to MPDYLLIPIVVIGVIIVLGLAFWARYKTVGPDEAMIVTGSFLGNRNISEEDGRRIKIVRGGGAFILPVFQQSQFISLLSHKLDVSTPEVYTEQGVPVMADGVAIIKVGGSIEDVVTASEQFIGKPVESLRGEAQEVLEGHLRAILGTMTVEEVYKNRDKFAQEVQGVAARDLKKMGLQIVSFTIKDLRDKHGYLEALGKPRIAAVKRDAEIAEADAVRDARIQKANAEEQGQKAELLRDTNIAEASKEKELKVASFKKDQDTAKAEADQAYHIQEARARQTMVEEQMQVELVRKNREIDLQEKEILVRQMQYDADVKKKADADRYSVEIGAQADKARKMLEADALQYSIETQAKASAAQKRLDGEAMADSERARGTADADVIRLRGLAEAEAKEKLAEAFQKFGEAAVLDIVVKMLPELAGQIARPIASIDKLTVVDTGKGEGAARVSNYVTELMSTAPEMLKNVSGIDIENLIKGFTQKKPFVQPATIPAAAQPQEDWVNLEAGATKE; encoded by the coding sequence ATACCCGATTATTTGCTTATTCCTATCGTTGTTATTGGAGTTATTATTGTGCTTGGCTTGGCATTCTGGGCTAGGTATAAGACGGTTGGACCTGATGAAGCCATGATCGTAACAGGTTCGTTCCTAGGAAATAGGAATATTTCAGAAGAAGATGGTCGTAGAATTAAGATCGTTCGTGGAGGCGGAGCATTCATTCTCCCGGTATTCCAGCAGTCGCAATTTATATCACTTCTCTCCCATAAGCTGGATGTCTCAACTCCGGAAGTATATACGGAGCAAGGCGTGCCTGTTATGGCTGACGGTGTTGCTATAATTAAGGTGGGAGGATCTATTGAAGACGTAGTGACTGCTTCTGAACAATTCATAGGTAAGCCTGTCGAGTCGCTCAGAGGTGAGGCACAGGAAGTATTGGAAGGTCATCTTAGAGCGATCCTAGGTACTATGACCGTTGAAGAAGTTTATAAAAACCGTGACAAGTTTGCGCAAGAAGTGCAGGGTGTAGCTGCACGAGATCTCAAGAAAATGGGATTACAAATTGTGTCCTTTACGATTAAGGACTTGCGTGATAAACACGGGTACTTAGAGGCTTTAGGTAAACCTCGTATTGCAGCAGTTAAGCGGGATGCAGAAATTGCTGAGGCGGATGCTGTACGTGATGCACGGATTCAGAAGGCTAATGCAGAAGAGCAGGGACAGAAGGCAGAGTTACTTAGAGATACAAATATTGCTGAAGCTTCCAAGGAGAAAGAGTTGAAGGTAGCATCTTTTAAGAAAGATCAGGATACAGCAAAGGCAGAGGCAGACCAAGCCTATCATATCCAAGAAGCACGAGCTAGACAGACGATGGTGGAAGAACAGATGCAGGTAGAATTGGTCCGCAAAAACCGTGAAATTGACTTGCAAGAAAAGGAAATTTTAGTTCGCCAGATGCAATATGATGCTGATGTGAAGAAGAAAGCAGATGCGGATCGCTATTCCGTTGAGATTGGAGCACAAGCAGATAAGGCTCGAAAAATGCTTGAAGCGGATGCATTGCAGTACTCCATAGAGACACAGGCAAAAGCATCCGCCGCACAGAAGCGGCTGGACGGTGAAGCGATGGCGGATTCAGAACGTGCGAGAGGTACCGCAGATGCGGATGTTATTCGGCTTCGTGGGCTTGCTGAAGCGGAAGCCAAAGAGAAGTTGGCCGAAGCATTCCAAAAATTTGGAGAAGCAGCAGTACTCGATATTGTCGTTAAAATGCTACCTGAATTAGCAGGGCAAATTGCCCGGCCAATAGCTTCTATTGACAAATTAACTGTAGTAGATACAGGAAAAGGTGAGGGAGCTGCTCGCGTTAGTAATTACGTGACTGAACTTATGTCTACTGCCCCAGAGATGTTGAAGAATGTATCGGGCATTGATATTGAGAATCTGATCAAAGGATTTACGCAAAAGAAACCATTCGTACAACCTGCAACGATTCCGGCTGCAGCACAACCGCAGGAAGATTGGGTGAATCTTGAGGCAGGTGCGACTAAAGAATAA
- the glcT gene encoding glucose PTS transporter transcription antiterminator GlcT encodes MSSLRVSKVLNNNVIIADHPKYQEVVVIGKGIGYNHKALDHLSATSVEKMFILKNQQEQEQYKQLIPQVAENLIEVVNEAILYISKKCQGPLNEHIHIALTDHISFAIKRHEQGIRVTNPFMFETKEMYPEEYQLAEYVVDLIRNKIGVELEQDEVGFVALHIHSALTDQHITEVKKHSELVARLVDLIETNMDYHIPRASLDYSRLLTHLRFALERTRRGETELKISSLDKLLHDQYPELYSLAWKLTKVMEKSLHKPVYPSEVSYLTIHLQRLAQKKENNEN; translated from the coding sequence GTGAGTAGCTTACGTGTGTCCAAAGTGTTAAACAATAATGTCATTATTGCGGATCATCCTAAGTATCAAGAAGTTGTAGTTATCGGTAAAGGAATCGGATATAACCATAAAGCCCTTGATCATTTATCCGCAACATCTGTGGAGAAAATGTTTATATTGAAGAATCAGCAGGAGCAAGAACAATACAAACAGTTAATTCCTCAGGTTGCTGAGAATTTGATTGAAGTGGTTAATGAAGCTATTCTCTATATCAGTAAGAAGTGTCAGGGACCCTTGAACGAACACATACACATCGCGCTAACGGACCATATTTCATTTGCTATTAAGCGGCATGAGCAAGGGATTAGGGTCACTAACCCGTTTATGTTCGAGACGAAAGAAATGTATCCTGAAGAGTATCAATTGGCAGAGTATGTGGTAGATTTAATCCGCAACAAAATAGGTGTAGAATTAGAGCAGGATGAAGTTGGTTTTGTGGCATTACATATTCATAGCGCTCTCACAGATCAACATATCACAGAGGTTAAGAAACACTCTGAGCTTGTGGCTCGATTGGTCGATTTAATTGAAACCAACATGGATTATCATATCCCGCGTGCTTCATTAGATTATTCTAGACTACTCACTCATTTGAGGTTTGCTCTAGAACGGACGAGAAGGGGAGAGACTGAACTAAAGATTAGTTCATTGGATAAGTTGCTGCATGATCAATATCCCGAATTGTATTCACTGGCATGGAAATTGACCAAGGTGATGGAGAAGAGTTTGCATAAGCCGGTTTATCCTTCAGAAGTTAGTTATTTAACGATCCATCTTCAACGATTAGCGCAGAAAAAAGAGAACAACGAGAACTAA